A section of the Mycolicibacterium anyangense genome encodes:
- a CDS encoding DUF3710 domain-containing protein codes for MAFGRRKNDDSRDETTVEPPAPAEPELDDVVEFEGGPFDIEDFDNPEDAVQARLDLGSVLIPMPPAGQVQVELNEAGVPSAIWVVTPNGRFTIAAYAAPKSPGLWREVAGELADSLRKDNAQVSIQDGPWGREVVGTGAGVVRFIGVDGFRWMIRCVVNGAPESMESLVAEAREALADTVVRRGDTPLPVRTPLQIQLPEPMAEQLRQAAAQQAQMMAAQQAMIQQQQAQGLQPAERRGADGSAMQQLRSTSTGG; via the coding sequence ATGGCATTCGGCAGACGTAAGAACGACGACTCCCGCGACGAGACCACCGTGGAACCGCCTGCGCCGGCCGAGCCGGAGCTCGACGACGTCGTTGAGTTCGAGGGTGGCCCCTTCGACATCGAGGACTTCGACAATCCGGAGGACGCCGTGCAGGCGCGGCTGGACCTGGGCTCGGTGCTCATCCCGATGCCGCCGGCCGGCCAGGTCCAGGTCGAACTCAACGAGGCCGGGGTGCCCAGCGCCATCTGGGTGGTCACCCCCAACGGCCGCTTCACCATCGCCGCCTACGCCGCGCCGAAATCGCCCGGACTGTGGCGTGAGGTGGCCGGCGAGCTGGCCGACTCCCTGCGCAAGGACAACGCCCAGGTATCCATCCAGGACGGCCCGTGGGGCCGCGAGGTCGTGGGCACCGGTGCGGGTGTGGTGCGTTTCATCGGCGTCGACGGCTTCCGCTGGATGATCCGCTGTGTGGTCAACGGCGCCCCCGAATCGATGGAGAGTCTTGTCGCCGAGGCGCGAGAAGCTTTGGCCGACACCGTGGTTCGTCGCGGTGACACACCGTTGCCGGTGCGCACGCCGCTGCAGATCCAGCTGCCCGAGCCGATGGCCGAACAGCTGCGCCAGGCCGCGGCACAGCAGGCTCAGATGATGGCGGCCCAGCAGGCCATGATCCAGCAGCAGCAGGCCCAGGGCCTGCAGCCCGCCGAGCGCCGCGGCGCCGACGGCTCGGCAATGCAGCAGCTGCGCAGCACCAGCACCGGCGGCTAG
- a CDS encoding OB-fold nucleic acid binding domain-containing protein yields the protein MATAEGFVRRITRRLTEDPEQRDAEELTGEAASTGAQRAADCCRGQEVTMVGMLRSVEANAKGCAGGVRAEFFDGTDSVTLVWLGQRRIPGIESGRTLRVRGRLGTLENGSKAIYNPHYEIQR from the coding sequence ATGGCTACGGCCGAAGGTTTTGTTCGCCGCATCACGCGTCGGTTGACGGAAGATCCCGAGCAGCGTGACGCCGAAGAGTTGACCGGTGAGGCCGCCAGCACCGGCGCCCAGCGCGCCGCGGACTGCTGTCGCGGACAAGAGGTCACGATGGTCGGCATGCTGCGCTCCGTGGAAGCCAATGCCAAGGGCTGCGCAGGCGGTGTGCGCGCCGAATTCTTCGACGGCACCGACAGCGTCACCCTGGTCTGGCTGGGCCAGCGCCGCATCCCGGGCATCGAGTCCGGCCGCACTCTGCGCGTGCGCGGCCGGCTGGGCACGCTGGAGAACGGCAGCAAGGCCATCTACAACCCGCACTACGAGATTCAGCGGTGA
- a CDS encoding alpha/beta fold hydrolase translates to MTTPLDGVTAVLLPGTGSDDDYVYRAFAAPLHAAGAVVVAAPPQPTRLVVGYLDALEEAARGGPIAVGGVSIGAAVAASWALTHPQRCVAVLAALPPWTGEPHQAAAALAARHTAAQLRSDGLAATTARMRASSPAWLADELTRSWLGQWPELPDAMDEAAGYVCPTTAALERLAVPMGVVAATDDPIHPLEVALEWVSAAPRAAVRTVTLDEFGPQPAVLGAACVAALQEAVG, encoded by the coding sequence ATGACCACCCCCCTCGACGGCGTCACGGCGGTGCTTCTGCCCGGAACCGGATCCGACGACGACTACGTCTACCGCGCGTTCGCAGCACCCCTGCATGCCGCCGGTGCGGTGGTGGTCGCGGCACCGCCGCAGCCGACCCGCCTGGTCGTCGGATACCTCGACGCTCTCGAGGAGGCGGCGCGCGGCGGGCCCATCGCGGTGGGCGGGGTGTCGATCGGCGCCGCGGTGGCCGCGAGCTGGGCGCTGACGCATCCGCAGCGCTGCGTCGCGGTGCTCGCGGCACTACCGCCCTGGACCGGTGAGCCGCACCAGGCGGCGGCCGCGCTGGCCGCCCGGCATACCGCCGCGCAGCTTCGCAGCGACGGGTTGGCGGCCACCACGGCCCGGATGCGGGCGTCGAGCCCGGCCTGGCTGGCCGACGAGTTGACCCGCAGCTGGCTGGGTCAGTGGCCCGAGCTGCCCGACGCCATGGACGAGGCGGCCGGATATGTCTGCCCAACGACCGCCGCGCTGGAACGGCTGGCGGTACCGATGGGGGTGGTTGCGGCCACCGACGATCCGATCCACCCGCTGGAGGTGGCCCTGGAGTGGGTGTCGGCCGCGCCGCGCGCCGCCGTGCGCACGGTGACGCTGGACGAATTCGGGCCGCAGCCCGCCGTGCTGGGGGCCGCGTGTGTGGCGGCGCTGCAGGAGGCGGTCGGCTAG
- a CDS encoding potassium channel family protein, which yields MRIVVMGCGRVGASLADALSRIGHQVAIIDRDPTAFHRLSPEFSGERVLGMGFDREVLSRAGIKDADAFAAVSSGDNSNIISARVARETFGVQRVVARIYDAKRAAVYERLGIPTVATVPWTTDRLLNTLVGDAETTKWRDPTGTVAVAAASLHEGWVGHRVTDLEATTGARVAFLIRFGTGILPEPKTVVQAGDQVYIAAVSGRAAEALAIAALPPAPDVGEGH from the coding sequence GTGCGGATAGTGGTGATGGGGTGCGGCCGAGTGGGCGCCTCACTGGCCGACGCGCTGTCGCGAATCGGGCATCAGGTCGCGATCATCGACCGCGACCCGACAGCCTTCCACCGGCTCTCCCCCGAGTTCTCCGGCGAGCGGGTGCTCGGTATGGGATTCGACCGAGAAGTGTTGTCCCGTGCCGGAATCAAGGACGCCGACGCCTTCGCCGCGGTGTCCTCGGGCGACAACTCGAACATCATCTCCGCGCGGGTCGCCCGCGAGACTTTCGGGGTGCAGCGGGTGGTGGCCCGCATCTACGACGCCAAGCGGGCCGCGGTCTACGAGCGCCTGGGCATTCCGACGGTGGCGACCGTGCCGTGGACCACCGACCGGCTGCTGAACACCCTGGTCGGTGACGCCGAGACCACCAAGTGGCGCGACCCCACCGGCACGGTGGCCGTCGCCGCGGCCTCGCTGCACGAGGGCTGGGTGGGGCACCGGGTCACCGACCTGGAGGCCACCACCGGGGCGCGGGTGGCGTTCCTGATCCGGTTCGGCACCGGAATCCTGCCCGAACCCAAGACCGTCGTGCAGGCCGGCGACCAGGTCTACATCGCGGCGGTGTCCGGTCGGGCCGCCGAGGCGCTGGCGATCGCCGCGCTACCACCGGCCCCGGACGTCGGAGAGGGGCACTAG
- a CDS encoding potassium channel family protein produces the protein MKVAIGGAGAVGRSIARELVDNQHEVTLIERNPEHVDVDAIPAAHWRLGDACELSLLESVHLEDFDVVIAATGDDKANVVLSLLAKTEFAVSRVVARVNDPRNEWLFDNAWGVDVAVSTPRMLASLVEEAVAVGDLVRLMQFRQGHANLVEITLPDDTPWGGRPVRKLTLPRDAALVTILRGQRVIVPEPDEPLEGGDELLFVSAPEVEGELRATVLAETTG, from the coding sequence TTGAAGGTCGCGATCGGCGGCGCCGGCGCGGTCGGTCGGTCGATCGCCCGCGAGCTCGTCGACAACCAGCATGAGGTGACGCTCATCGAGCGCAACCCCGAGCACGTCGACGTCGACGCCATCCCGGCCGCGCACTGGCGGCTCGGCGATGCCTGCGAGCTGAGTCTGCTCGAGTCGGTGCACCTCGAGGACTTCGACGTGGTGATCGCCGCCACCGGCGACGACAAAGCCAACGTGGTGCTGTCGCTGTTGGCCAAGACCGAATTCGCGGTCTCGCGCGTGGTGGCCCGCGTCAACGACCCGCGCAACGAGTGGCTGTTCGACAACGCCTGGGGGGTGGACGTCGCCGTCTCCACGCCGCGGATGCTGGCCTCGCTCGTGGAGGAGGCCGTCGCGGTCGGCGATCTGGTGCGGCTGATGCAGTTCCGGCAAGGCCACGCCAACCTCGTCGAGATCACGCTGCCCGACGACACCCCGTGGGGTGGGCGGCCGGTGCGCAAGCTGACACTGCCGCGCGACGCGGCGCTGGTGACCATCCTGCGCGGCCAACGGGTGATCGTGCCCGAGCCCGACGAGCCGCTCGAAGGCGGCGACGAGCTACTGTTCGTGTCCGCACCCGAGGTCGAGGGCGAGCTGCGCGCGACGGTGCTCGCGGAGACGACGGGCTAG
- the dut gene encoding dUTP diphosphatase, with amino-acid sequence MPTSLAVVRLDRDLPMPSRAHDGDAGVDLYSAEDVDLAPGQRELVGTGIAVAIPHGMVGLIHPRSGLAARVGLSIVNSPGTIDAGYRGEIKVALINLDPATPIEIRRGDRIAQLVVQRVELPELVEVASFDEAGLADTTRGEGGHGSSGGHASL; translated from the coding sequence GTGCCGACCAGTCTCGCGGTGGTTCGCTTGGACCGCGATCTCCCGATGCCCAGCCGCGCTCACGACGGCGATGCCGGCGTCGACCTGTATTCCGCCGAGGACGTCGACCTGGCGCCCGGGCAGCGCGAGCTGGTGGGTACCGGGATCGCCGTGGCTATCCCGCACGGCATGGTCGGACTGATTCACCCGCGCTCCGGTTTAGCTGCGCGCGTGGGACTTTCGATCGTGAACAGCCCCGGCACGATTGACGCGGGCTATCGCGGGGAAATCAAGGTCGCACTGATCAACCTCGACCCCGCCACGCCGATCGAGATCCGGCGTGGCGACCGCATCGCCCAACTCGTGGTCCAGCGGGTCGAATTACCAGAGCTGGTCGAGGTGGCCTCGTTCGACGAGGCCGGACTGGCTGACACCACCCGTGGCGAGGGCGGCCACGGATCCTCCGGCGGACATGCGAGTTTGTGA
- a CDS encoding DUF3159 domain-containing protein — MGGISGLIYSALPVAVLVPVNTAFGLVPAISAALGVAALILVWRLIRRDSVQPAVSGFIGVGISALIAWMVGASKGYFLLGIWTSLVWAVVFALSILIRRPVVGYVWSWVNGHDRAWRTSRRAVLAFDIATLTWVLVFGARFAVQHHLYDADRTGWLGVARIAMGWPLTAVAALVTYLAIRVAQRAVHAQHAEESDGQTADAQVTPVED; from the coding sequence ATGGGCGGCATCAGTGGCCTGATCTACTCCGCCCTGCCGGTGGCCGTCCTGGTCCCGGTGAACACCGCCTTCGGTCTGGTCCCCGCGATCAGCGCCGCACTCGGTGTGGCCGCGCTGATCCTGGTGTGGCGGCTGATCCGCCGCGATTCGGTGCAACCGGCCGTCTCCGGCTTCATCGGTGTCGGCATCAGCGCGCTGATCGCCTGGATGGTCGGGGCCTCCAAAGGCTACTTCCTGCTCGGTATCTGGACCTCGCTGGTGTGGGCCGTCGTGTTCGCCCTCTCGATCCTGATCCGGCGCCCGGTGGTCGGCTATGTGTGGAGCTGGGTCAACGGCCATGACCGGGCTTGGCGCACGAGCCGGCGCGCCGTGCTGGCTTTCGACATCGCCACGCTGACCTGGGTGCTGGTGTTCGGCGCGCGCTTCGCCGTGCAACACCACCTCTACGACGCCGACCGCACCGGCTGGCTGGGGGTGGCACGCATCGCCATGGGCTGGCCGCTGACCGCGGTCGCGGCTCTGGTCACCTATCTGGCGATCCGGGTGGCGCAGCGTGCGGTGCATGCCCAGCACGCCGAGGAATCCGACGGACAGACCGCCGACGCTCAGGTCACCCCGGTCGAGGACTGA